A stretch of DNA from Basfia succiniciproducens:
TAAGCCCAACGGGAATTCCAACAAACGATCGGAATAATAAAGCCAACTGATGGAACCGGTCATTAAAAAACTGGCGATGAAGGTATCCAGTAATAAATTAATCTGACTAACGGAAACCCCGAACAACGCGGGAATCATTAATGTACGGATTTTTTTTACACCTTCATCATTCCATGCCCAACGCGGGCGAACTAATAGACCCGCTTTTTTCAAAAAAGGCAACTGGAACAAAAATTGCAGCAATCCGCCGATAAAAATACCAATAGCTAAAGCGACATCCGGGGATTCCATTTGAGGTGCCAATAAAAGTGCGGTAGTAATCATCGCAATGTTCAACAGCACCGGGGAAAACGACATCACGCCGAATTTACCCAGGCTGTTTAAAATAGCACCGGATAACGCCACAAAAGTAATAAACCACAAATAAGGAAAGGTAATTTTCAATAACAATGAAGCGGAAGTAAATTTTTCGGCATTCGGTCCGTCATTGATCCAATCAATAAACCAACCGGTACCGAAGATCGCCGCGACTACGGGCGATCCGACCATTGCAAGTAAGGTCACGATAGAAACCAAGCCGCCAAGCGTTCCCGAAACCTTACCGATAAATTCTTGCGTTTTGCTTAATTCGCCTGATCTTTGGTATTCCGCCAACACAGGTACAAACGCCTGAGAAAATGCCCCTTCGGCAAATAAACGACGCAGGAAATTAGGAATCCTGTTAGCAAATAAAAAAACGTCGGCCGTGGCTCCCGCTCCGATAATATTAGCGATTACCACATCCCGTACTAAACCTAAAACACGGGATAACAGCGTCATTGTACTTACAATGATGCCTGATTTTAAAAGTCGTTTGCTCAAAATATAGCCTTATTAATAAAAATATTTTCAAATATAAAATTTCTGCCTAATTGTATAGAAATTTCATTTTTACGCTATATTCTAAGCAAAAAAACTGATAAAATCTCGCCCACATCGTTAATTTCATCGCTTAACGGCTTACAGCGACACTCAAAACGGTGGAAACATTCGGTTGTGTCTCACCGAAACTAACAGAAATTACTTAATTAATCATTGACAAACCTGCATAAAAAGGGCATATTTTACGCCTTTATTTTATGTTCGTTTAATTACAGAAATTCTTAGGAGTTTGACCTTGGCTAATATCAAGTCAGCAAAAAAACGTGCGGTTCAATCAGAAAAAAGCCGTCAACACAACGCAAGTCAACGTTCAATGATGCGTACATACATCAAGAAAGTATACGCAGCAGTAGCAGCAGGTGAAAAAGCAGCTGCTCAAGCAGCATTTGTAGAAATGCAAAAAGTTGTAGACCGTATGGCTTCTAAAGGCTTAATCCATGCTAACAAAGCGGCTAATCACAAATCTAAATTAGTTGCTCAAATCAAAAAATTAGCGTAATTTTTAAAGCTTTAAAAAATCGAATAAATAAAACCGCACTTTTAGTTGCGGTTTTTTATTATCCTGAATTAGCAATCCGACACTAACGGTATCTTCTGCGGCGACGGTGAAAAACTAAAGCGGAACTGTTTTTGATTTCTTTTACCGTATTGATTTGTTCCGTTATTTGACTGCGACGCGCACGGCGATAATGGCTTAAAAAATAATGAACGGAACTTGCCAGAATAACCCCGGCCAGAAATACGATAATTAATTCTCCGTATAAACGGTGGAAAATCTGATTGATCTTATTTTGTGTCGTTTGTCCGTATTTTGAATCAAAGGTCACCCGTAAAAAACCTTCAATACCGTT
This window harbors:
- the murJ gene encoding murein biosynthesis integral membrane protein MurJ, whose protein sequence is MSKRLLKSGIIVSTMTLLSRVLGLVRDVVIANIIGAGATADVFLFANRIPNFLRRLFAEGAFSQAFVPVLAEYQRSGELSKTQEFIGKVSGTLGGLVSIVTLLAMVGSPVVAAIFGTGWFIDWINDGPNAEKFTSASLLLKITFPYLWFITFVALSGAILNSLGKFGVMSFSPVLLNIAMITTALLLAPQMESPDVALAIGIFIGGLLQFLFQLPFLKKAGLLVRPRWAWNDEGVKKIRTLMIPALFGVSVSQINLLLDTFIASFLMTGSISWLYYSDRLLEFPLGLFGIAISTVILPTLSRQHVNRADDVQKSAADFRATMDWGVRMILLLGVPATIGIAVLAQPMLLVLFMRGQFSLTDVQATSYALWSINVGLLSFMLIKILANGYYARQDTKTPVKIGIIAMISNMVFNLLAIPFSYVGLAMASAMSATLNAYLLYRGLAKADVYCFTKQSAVFFLKVLAAALVMGTVVWYFSPQLVIWNEMAFLTKVIRLAELILIAASSYLLMLVILGIRKRHLLAR
- the rpsT gene encoding 30S ribosomal protein S20, which produces MANIKSAKKRAVQSEKSRQHNASQRSMMRTYIKKVYAAVAAGEKAAAQAAFVEMQKVVDRMASKGLIHANKAANHKSKLVAQIKKLA